In Marasmius oreades isolate 03SP1 chromosome 3, whole genome shotgun sequence, a single window of DNA contains:
- a CDS encoding uncharacterized protein (CAZy:GH5) has product MPAVPSTSPATGNPTTSSYIHTLDCNFVDNAGRTLLLRGVNLSGSSKAPVDRPSYLLEDFWETAQDGRESFIGRPLNLEDGSADVHLARLSGWGFNMLRFPITWEALEHEGPGKYDYEFMDYTIRVLRKCREYGFKVFLDPHQDTWSRFSGGSGAPYWTLVACGIEPRHSTATQAAIIHCEYPLAHEPEPAKLPAMIWSTNYGRLLSQTMFTLFFAGKDFAPKCILDGKNIQDYLQDHYIEAMGQLADRIKVTASDLLDDCVIGWDSMNEPFEGLCGWDDLNVNPTSQGSTLRKGTHPTPAESFRLGMGQVQTVENWTFGMFGPSRNGSVTIDPKGFKIWADPGIEPQDGAHPKWGWRRSTEWELGKCIWAQHGVWDIETGFVMRPDYFRYIPQETLSAENPETSVEFVADYWRPHWQLFCDRIRRAHPESIMFIQPPVFAPPPPLDESYLKGRCVYSAHYYDGLTLITRHWNWFNADALGVLRGKYSSPLQAVKIGESAIRKSLQEQLGMLKADSNIVGPYPTLIGEIGTPFDMDDKRSYGWTDGGKYEGDYSRQERALDASLNGADGINGLSYTIWTYCPDSCHDWGDGWNMEDLSLWSEDDLGVTGGGVLRALYADNRNDSSTTMYRASGDDLKASLHKKNAPSLNPKGKAPSSVSLATLSGPEVTGMLSRWRENPYDFLTDGARAFRAFTRPFPRKIVGYPKNIQFDIRKAYFKAVITVRSEDRLKPGGVDEEDPSTEIYVPLVHFAHSRLLPSTSSPTRSQRDRKDEGPVCPLETETSATNGIQSRNASTINFDNIILESSTSENSSGSASPTVATPSLSWHGLMEDPDLLDLDVKVSSGRWSVQGQTLKWWYEVPPAGEPEREYTIELRRAGGTIKAQQEEMRSWMERLCPPSEDGCHVM; this is encoded by the exons ATGCCTGCGGTACCCTCAACCTCTCCGGCTACCGGGAACCCGACTACTTCATCCTACATTCACACCCTAGACTGTAATTTTGTCGACAACGCTGGTCGTACGTTATTGCTGAGAGGTGTCAATCTTTCTGGGTCCTCGAAAGCTCCTGTCGACAGACCATCTTACCTCCTAGAAGACTTCTGGGAAACGGCACAAGACGGTAGAGAGAGCTTTATTGGGAGGCCTCTGAACTTGGAAGATGGATCGGCTGACGTGCATCTCGCCCGTCTCAGTGGCTGGGGTTTCAACATGCTTCGTTTCCCCATTACATGGGAAGCTTTAGAACATGAAGGGCC CGGGAAATACGATTATGAATTCATGGACTACACGATACGTGTTTTGCGGAAATGTAGAGAGTATGGTTTCAAGGTGTTTTTGGATCCCCATCAGGACACA TGGTCACGATTTTCTGGGGGTTCCGGTGCACCTTACTGGACACTTGTTGCTTGTGGAATCGAACCTCGACATTCGACAGCTACCCAGGCAGCCATAATCCATTGTGAATATCCCCTCGCACACGAACCCGAGCCTGCAAAGCTGCCAGCTATGATCTGGTCAACGAACTACGGCCGACTTCTCTCTCAAACGATGTTCACCTTATTTTTCGCTGGCAAAGACTTTGCTCCTAAATGCATTCTTGATGGTAAAAACATTCAAGACTACCTCCAGGACCACTACATCGAGGCGATGGGCCAGCTGGCGGATCGTATCAAGGTTACCGCCAGTGATCTTTTGGACGATTGCGTCATAGGGTGGGATAGTATGAACGAACCGTTTGAAGGCTTGTGTGGTTGGGACGATCTCAATGTGAACCCCACTTCACAAGGTTCCACATTGCGCAAGGGTACTCACCCCACTCCAGCCGAATCTTTCCGTTTAGGTATGGGTCAGGTGCAAACAGTCGAAAACTGGACATTCGGGATGTTTGGTCCCTCCCGCAACGGTTCGGTCACAATTGACCCGAAAGGTTTCAAAATATGGGCTGATCCTGGAATTGAACCCCAGGATGGTGCTCACCCGAAATGGGGCTGGCGGCGAAGTACAGAATGGGAGTTGGGTAAGTGCATATGGGCACAACACGGTGTATGGGATATCGAAACCGGTTTCGTCATGCGGCCTGATTATTTCCGATACATTCCTCAAGAGACCTTGAGCGCGGAGAATCCTGAGACCTCGGTGGAATTTGTTGCGGATTACTGGCGGCCCCATTGGCAGCTCTTTTGCGACCGTATACGACGCGCACACCCCGAGTCCATTATGTTCATTCAGCCTCCTGTCTTCGCTCCTCCCCCACCTCTCGATGAATCGTATCTCAAGGGGCGTTGCGTGTATTCCGCCCACTATTATGACGGCCTCACTCTCATTACAAGGCATTGGAATTGGTTCAATGCTGACGCGCTTGGTGTTTTGAGGGGGAAATATTCATCTCCTCTTCAGGCCGTGAAGATTGGGGAAAGCGCTATCCGAAAGTCATTGCAAGAACAACTTGGGATGCTCAAGGCCGACTCCAATATAGTCGGCCCATACCCCACTCTCATTGGTGAAATTGGAACACCATTCGACATGGACGACAAAAGAAGCTACGGCTGGACTGATGGAGGGAAATATGAAGGTGATTACAGCCGTCAAGAGCGTGCCCTTGACGCCAGTTTGAATGGGGCTGATGGTATAAATGGATTGAGTTATACTATCTGGACTTACTGTCCGGATAGTTGTCACGATTGGGGCGATGGGTGGAACATGGAAGACTTGAGCTTATGGAGTGAGGATGATCTGGGCGTCACAGGAGGAGGGGTTTTGAGGGCGCTTTACGCCGATAACAGAAATGACTCCAGCACCACTATGTATCGGGCTAGCGGAGACGATTTAAAGGCATCTTTACACAAAAAGAACGCACCATCCCTCAATCCCAAAGGCAAAGCACCGTCGTCCGTGTCTTTGGCTACTCTCAGCGGCCCAGAGGTCACAGGAATGCTCTCGCGATGGAGAGAAAACCCTTACGATTTTTTAACCGATGGAGCGAGAGCTTTCAGAGCCTTTACTCGCCCTTTCCCCAGGAAGATCGTTGGTTACCCCAAGAACATCCAGTTTGACATTCGAAAAGCGTATTTCAAGGCCGTCATTACTGTGCGGTCAGAAGACAGGCTGAAACCTGGAGGTGTTGACGAAGAGGATCCGTCCACCGAGATCTATGTCCCCCTTGTTCATTTTGCCCATTCAAGACTGCTACCCTCTACATCCTCCCCTACTCGTTCTCAACGAGACCGAAAAGATGAAGGCCCTGTGTGTCCATTGGAAACGGAGACTTCAGCTACAAACGGAATACAGTCACGTAACGCATCGACAATCAATTTTGACAATATAATTTTGGAGTCTTCCACTTCCGAAAACAGCAGCGGAAGCGCAAGTCCCACCGTGGCGACTCCCAGCCTGAGCTGGCACGGACTGATGGAGGACCCTGACCTCCTCGATTTAGACGTGAAGGTCAGCAGCGGTCGTTGGTCTGTACAAGGTCAAACCTTGAAGTGGTGGTATGAAGTTCCCCCTGCTGGTGAACCAGAACGAGAGTATACAATCGAACTACGGCGTGCTGGTGGGACGATAAAGGCACAACAGGAAGAAATGAGGAGTTGGATGGAGCGGTTATGCCCACCAAGCGAGGATGGATGTCATGTGATGTGA
- a CDS encoding uncharacterized protein (CAZy:GH152): MKLFSVATVLASIAATTARTFTVFNACPFTIWPAMFTDLNVGSAVPNFANGWQAASFTSVSFSVPDNWRAGRIWARRDCNFSQNPGPNSCLDGGCNGGLVCDSRTGTGVPPATLAEWTLSADPNIPDNYDLSLVDGYNLPARISNNKGCPVAQCNVDLGPNCPAPLKGPFDSTGFPVGCKSACVGLASFFSWTGDSANCCSGSHNTPQTCPSSGVQFYSYFKSNCPTAYAYAFDDATALFTCPSSAKADYTLTFCP, encoded by the exons ATGAAACTGTTCTCCGTTGCAACTGTCCTTGCGTCGATAGCCGCTACTACTGCGCGCACATTTACT GTCTTCAATGCGTGTCCATTCACCATCTG GCCAGCG ATGTTCACCGACTTGAACGTCGGTAGTGCAGTTCCAAATTTCGCCAATGG CTGGCAAGCGGCATCTTTCACCAGCGTCTCTTTCAGTGTTCCAGACAATTGGAGAGCAGGTCGAATTTGG GCTCGACGTGACTGTAACTTTTCTCAGAATCCTGGTCCTAACTCTTGTCTTGACGGTGGCTGCAACGGCGGGTTGGTCTGTGATTCACGCACAGGAACC GGTGTGCCCCCAGCGACCCTCGCAGAGTGGACGTTGTCCGCCGATCCCAACATTCCAGATAACTACGACC TGTCTCTTGTCGACGGCTACAACCTTCCTGCACGGATCTCAAACAACAAGGGTTGCCCTGTCGCACAGTGCAACGTCGATTTGGGTCCCAACT GCCCTGCTCCCCTTAAGGGACCTTTCGATTCAACTGGATTCCCAGTTGGCTGCAAATCGGCGTGTGTAGGTCTCGCATCGTTTTTTT CCTGGACAGGTGACTCTGCTAACTGCTGTTCCGGAAGCCACAACACACCGCAAACCTGCCCGTCCTCCG GTGTTCAATTTTACAGTTATTTCA AGAGCAACTGCCCTACGGCATACGCCTATGCGTTCGACGATGCTACGGCGTTGTTTACGTGCCCTTCCAGCGCGAAGGCTGATTATACCCTTACCTTTTGCCCATGA
- the FKS1_1 gene encoding 1,3-beta-D-glucan synthase (CAZy:GT48) yields the protein MPARPAPGSQEGYSSSSPPSIDPHQNDPFNLQAQAHDGYYRRDTYPQETNQDQYYDQHAPYDPYSPHDNDSPEANVYGQRYATSSESLHHQIGDSAYTDYSGPSNARDSYPAWSTERQIPLSKEEIEDIFLDLTQKFGFQRDAMRNMFDFLMQLLDSRASRMSPNQALLTLHADYIGGQNSNYRKWYFAAQLDLDDAIGQVQNPGIHRLKSKRGGAKRPPHEKSLATAMERWRQAMNNMSQYDRLRQIALYLLCWGEAAQVRFVPECLCFIFKCADDYYRSPECQNRVEPVPEGLYLRAVIKPLYRFIRDQGYEVQDGKFVRRERDHAEIIGYDDVNQLFWYPEGIARITLNDKTRLVDLPPAQRFMKFDRIDWNRAFFKTYYEKRSFGHLLVNFNRIWVIHVSMYWFYTAFNSPAVYSFSNTQAPAPAMTWSATALGGAVASIIMILATLTEFSYIPTTWNNTSHLTRRLLFLLVTLGLTCAPTIYIAIVVANGTDGQLALILGIVQFFISVVATLLFAIMPSGRMFGDRVAGKSRKYLASQTFTASYPSLGKAPRLASIMLWVLVFGFKFTESYFFLTLSFKDPIQVMVGMKIQGCRDKYFGNALCTNQAAFTLAIMYIMDLVLFFLDTFLWYIIWNTVFSVGRSFVLGLSIWTPWKDIFTRLPKRIYSKLLASQDIEVKYKPKVLVSQIWNAVIISMYREHLLSIDHVQKLLYHQVDTGDGGRRSLRAPPFFISQRDKTFKGEFFPKGSEAERRISFFAQSLTTNMPPPLPVDAMPTFTVLTPHYSEKILLSLREIIREEDKHTRVTLLEYLKQLHPIEWENFVKDTKILAEESAMFNGPSPFGDEKGQSKADDLPFYFIGFKSAAPEFTLRTRIWASLRAQTLYRTVSGMMNYSKAIKLLYRVENPEVVQLFGGNTDKLERELERMSRRKFKFVVSMQRYSKFNKEEHENAEFLLRAYPDLQIAYLEEEPPRKEGGDPRIFSALIDGHSEFVPETGKRRPKFRIELPGNPILGDGKSDNQNHAIIFYRGEYLQLIDANQDNYLEECLKIRNVLAEFEELGVSSQSPYAQWDKEFKRAPVAIVGAREYIFSENIGILGDVAAGKEQTFGTLSARSLAWIGGKLHYGHPDFLNALYMTTRGGVSKAQKGLHLNEDIYAGINAFGRGARIKHTEYYQCGKGRDLGFGTILNFQTKLGTGMGEQMLSREYYYLGTQLPIDRFLTFYYGHPGFQINNMLIILSVQVFIVTMVFLGTLNSQVPVCRYTDKGQFIGGQAGCYNLVPVFQWIEHCIISIFLVFMIAFLPLFLQELIERGSWKALLRLAKQFGSMSPAFEIFSTQIYTHSILSNLTFGGARYIATGRGFATSRIYFNILFSRFAGPSIYLGMRTLLMLLYVTLTLWTPWITYFWVSIISLCIAPFLFNPHQFVFSDFIIDYRQFLRWMSRGNSRSHTNSWIGYCRLSRTMITGYKKKKLGHPSEKLSGDVPRAPWRAVIFSEVIFPIAMAVLFVVAYMFVKSFPVDGKVQNTPLVRIAVISLGPIVWNAAVLIVLFLFSLFLGPMLDPVFPMFGSIMAFIAHVLAAVGMIGFFEFLWFLELWEVSHAVLGLITVVAIQRAIHKVLISVFLSREFKHDETNRAWWSGRWYGRGLGTHAMSQPAREFVVKTIELSLWSSDLIIGHVLLFMLTPPTLIPYFDRFHATILFWLRPSKQIRAPLYSIKQKQRRRWMIIKYGAVYVCVLAAFIALIAIPAVFRTTLHMNCSLCSSI from the exons ATGCCCGCCAGACCTGCGCCGGGGAGCCAGGAGGGCTACAGCTCGTCTTCTCCACCGTCTATAGACCCTCATCAAAACGATCCATTCAATCTCCAGGCCCAGGCTCACGACGGCTACTATCGCAGAGATACCTATCCTCAAGAAACGAACCAAGATCAGTACTACGACCAGCACGCTCCTTACGACCCATATT CTCCACATGACAATGATTCTCCCGAAGCTAACGTATATGGCCAACGATATGCGACTTCGTCAGAGTCGCTTCATCATCAGATTGGAGATTCAGCCTATACAGATTACAGTGGCCCCAGCAATGCTCGCGATTCCTATCCAGCCTGGTCCACTGAGCGGCAAATCCCACTTTCAAAGGAGGAAATTGAGGATATCTTTCTTGATCTCACGCAGAAATTTGGTTTCCAGAGGGACGCAATGCGGAATATG TTCGACTTTCTCATGCAGCTGCTCGACAGCAGGGCCTCTCGAATGTCCCCAAACCAAGCGTTACTGACTCTTCATGCCGACTATATCGGCGGTCAGAATTCAAACTATCGGAAATGGTATTTTGCGGCCCAGCTCGACTTAGACGATGCCATCGGTCAGGTACAGAACCCCGGTATTCATCGGCTAAAGTCGAAGCGAGGTGGTGCCAAACGGCCACCACATGAAAAATCTCTTGCAACGGCTATGGAGCGTTGGCGGCAGGCAATGAACAATATGTCGCAGTATGATCGCTTGCGTCAAATAGCCCTATATCTTCTTTGTTGGGGTGAAGCCGCGCAGGTTCGGTTTGTTCCCGAATGCTTGtgcttcatcttcaagtGCGCCGACGATTATTACCGATCTCCTGAATGTCAGAACAGGGTAGAACCGGTGCCGGAGGGATTATACCTACGGGCAGTCATCAAGCCCTTGTATAGGTTCATTCGGGACCAAGGCTACGAGGTGCAGGATGGGAAGTTTGTGAGGCGGGAAAGAGATCACGCTGAGATCATTGGTTATGATGACGTCAATCAGCTCTTCTGGTATCCGGAGGGCATTGCGAGAATCACACTCAATGACAAAACGAGGCTGGTCGACCTCCCGCCCGCACAACGGTTCATGAAGTTCGACCGAATAGACTGGAACAGAGCCTTTTTCAAGACATATTACGAGAAACGGTCATTCGGTCACCTCCTCGTCAACTTCAACCGAATATGGGTTATTCATGTGTCAATGTATTGGTTCTACACGGCTTTCAACTCCCCCGCAGTCTATTCTTTCTCCAACACCCAGGCGCCTGCTCCTGCTATGACATGGAGTGCCACGGCGCTTGGGGGTGCTGTTGCATCTATAATCATGATTCTCGCCACCCTCACAGAATTCTCATACATCCCCACTACATGGAACAACACATCTCACCTAACCCGTCGACTTCTTTTCCTCCTTGTGACCCTAGGACTCACCTGCGCCCCTACCATCTACATTGCGATAGTCGTCGCTAACGGTACTGACGGCCAATTAGCGTTGATTCTGGGCATTGTCCAATTCTTTATCTCTGTTGTGGCTACTCTCCTGTTCGCCATCATGCCTTCCGGGAGAATGTTCGGCGACAGGGTGGCTGGCAAGTCCAGAAAGTATCTTGCCAGTCAAACATTTACGGCTTCATATCCGTCATTGGGAAAAGCGCCTCGTCTAGCTTCCATCATGCTTTGGGTACTAGTTTTCGGCTTCAAATTTACCGAATCCTACTTTTTCCTCACGTTATCATTCAAAGACCCAATTCAGGTAATGGTTGGGATGAAAATCCAGGGATGCAGGGACAAGTACTTCGGCAACGCTTTATGCACAAATCAAGCCGCGTTCACGTTGGCCATTATGTATATCATGGACCTCGTGCTTTTCTTCCTGGACACTTTCCTTTGGTACATTATTTGGAATACGGTCTTCAGTGTGGGAAGGAGCTTCGTTTTGGGGTTGAGTATCTGGACACCTTGGAAGGATATCTTCACGAGATTACCGAAGAGGATCTACTCCAAATTATTGGCCAGCCAGGACATTGAAGTCAAGTATAAGCCAAAG GTTTTGGTCTCGCAAATTTGGAACGCCGTTATTATCTCAATGTACAGGGAGCACCTTCTGTCTATCGACCACGTACAGAAACTCCTCTATCATCAAGTGGACACTGGAGACGGTGGAAGACGCAGTTTACGTGCCCCGCCATTCTTCATCAGCCAACGGGATAAGACCTTCAAGGGCGAGTTCTTCCCAAAAGGAAGCGAGGCGGAACGGCGAATTTCGTTCTTTGCTCAGTCGTTGACGACCAATATGCCACCGCCTCTTCCAGTGGATGCCATGCCAACCTTTACGGTCTTGACTCCTCATTATAGCGAAAAA ATCTTATTGTCTTTGAGGGAGATCATTCGTGAAGAGGATAAGCACACCCGGGTCACGCTCTTGGAATATCTCAAGCAGCTACACCCTATCGAATGGGAGAATTTTGTGAAGGATACGAAAATCCTAGCGGAGGAATCTGCGATGTTCAATGGACCCAGCCCCTTTGGCGACGAGAAAGGTCAATCCAAAGCGGACGACTTACCCTTCTACTTCATCGGCTTCAAAAGTGCCGCCCCCGAGTTCACACTCCGCACACGCATTTGGGCTTCCCTTCGTGCTCAAACTCTCTATCGCACTGTCTCTGGTATGATGAACTACTCCAAGGCTATCAAGCTCCTATACCGTGTCGAAAACCCCGAGGTCGTACAGCTTTTTGGTGGTAACACTGACAAATTGGAACGAGAGTTGGAACGTATGTCCAGGAGgaagttcaagtttgtcGTTTCCATGCAGCGATACTCCAAGTTCAACAAGGAGGAGCATGAAAATGCCGAATTCTTGCTTCGTGCCTATCCAGATTTACAGATCGCGTATCTCGAAGAGGAACCGCCACGGAAGGAAGGTGGTGACCCCAGGATCTTCTCTGCGCTTATCGACGGCCACAGCGAGTTTGTTCCAGAAACGGGCAAACGGAGACCCAAGTTCAGGATTGAGCTCCCCGGTAACCCCATTCTGGGTGACGGAAAGTCGGATAACCAGAATCACGCCATCATTTTCTATCGCGGAGAATATCTGCAGCTCATTGACGCCAACCAGGACAACTATCTTGAAGAGTGTTTGAAGATTCGAAACGTTCTTGCTGAATTTGAGGAATTGGGTGTCTCTAGCCAAAGCCCTTACGCTCAGTGGGATAAGGAATTCAAGAGGGCACCCGTAGCCATCGTCGGTGCGAGAGAATACATCTTCTCGGAGAACATTGGTATCCTCGGTGACGTTGCTGCTGGCAAAGAACAGACGTTCGGTACCTTGTCTGCCAGGTCGTTGGCTTGGATTGGAGGGAAATTGCACTACGGACACCCGGATTTCTTGAACGCGTTATACATGACGACGCGTGGCGGCGTTTCGAAGGCTCAGAAAGGACTTCATCTCAACGAAGATATCTACGCCGGTATAAACGCCTTCGGACGAGGTGCCAGAATCAAGCACACGGAATACTACCAATGCGGAAAGGGACGAGACCTTGGATTCGGAACTATTCTCAACTTCCAGACGAAGCTGGGTACTGGTATGGGTGAACAGATGCTGAGTCGAGAATACTACTACCTTGGGACGCAGCTGCCTATCGACCGATTCCTCACGTTCTACTATGGTCATCCGGGCTTCCAGATTAACAACATGTTGATTATACTCTCCGTCCAGGTCTTTATTGTCACCA TGGTCTTCCTCGGTACTTTGAATTCTCAGGTGCCTGTTTGTAGATACACGGATAAAGGACAGTTTATTGGTGGACAGGCTGGTTGCTATAACCTTGTACCCGTCTTCCAGTGGATTGAACATTGCATAATCAGTATCTTCTTGGTGTTCATGATCGCTTTCTTACCTCTGTTCCTCCAAG AGCTCATCGAACGTGGAAGCTGGAAAGCGCTCCTCCGTTTGGCCAAACAATTCGGGTCCATGTCCCCTGCCTTCGAAATCTTCTCTACCCAGATTTACACCCACTCCATACTCAGCAACTTGACTTTTGGCGGAGCTCGTTACATCGCCACAGGTCGTGGTTTCGCAACGAGTAGAATCTATTTCAATATTCTGTTCTCGCGGTTCGCCGGGCCTAGCATCTACCTTGGCATGCGCACCCTCCTTATGTTGTTGTATGTCACTTTGACGTTATGGACTCCTTGGATCACCTATTTCTGGGTGTCGATTATATCATTGTGCATTGCGCCTTTCCTGTTTAACCCTCATCAATTTGTCTTCTCCGATTTCATTATTGATTACAGGCAA TTCTTGCGATGGATGAGCCGCGGTAACTCGCGTTCGCACACCAACTCATGGATAGGGTACTGCCGTTTATCAAGAACGATGATCACTGGttacaagaaaaagaagctcGGACATCCGTCAGAAAAATTGTCTGGTGACGTGCCGCGTGCGCCTTGGAGGGCTGTCATTTTCTCCGAGGTTATCTTCCCCATTGCCATGGCGGTCCTTTTTGTTGTCGCGTACATGTTTGTCAAATCTTTCCCAGTTGACGGGAAGGTACAGAACACTCCTTTGGTCCGAATTGCGGTGATATCTCTGGGCCCTATCGTATGGAATGCCGCAGTCTTAATCGTCTTGTTCTTATTCTCTTTATTCCTTGGACCCATGCTGGATCCCGTCTTCCCTATGTTCGGATCAATCATGGCGTTCATTGCCCACGTACTCGCTGCTGTTGGTATGATTGGCTTCTTTGAATTCCTG TGGTTCCTTGAACTATGGGAAGTCTCGCATGCTGTTCTGGGCTTGATAACAGTCGTCGCAATTCAGAGGGCCATCCACAAAGTTTTGATTTCAGTATTCCTTTCACGTGAATTTAAGCACGATGAGACGAACAGGGCCTGGTGGAGTGGTCGCTGGTATGGCCGCGGTCTAGGAACTCATGCCATGTCTCAACCAGCGAGAGAGTTTGTCGTCAAGACTATCGAGCTGTCCTTGTGGAGTTCCGATCTCATTATCGGACATGTTTTACTATTCATGCTCACGCCCCCTACACTCATTCCCTACTTCGATCGATTCCACGCTACGATTTTGT TCTGGTTGCGCCCATCGAAACAAATTCGCGCGCCCTTGTACTCGATCAAGCAAAAGCAACGGCGTCGGTGGATG ATAATAAAATATGGAGCTGTCTATGTTTGCGTCCTAGCCGCTTTCATTGCTTTAATCGCGATTC CTGCCGTTTTCCGGACCACTCTACATATGAACTGTTCACTCTGCAGCAGTATCTAG